The sequence AGAAGGACAAAAAGAAGGCGGCGGCTGTCCAGGCGCAGATGGATGAACGCCAGCGGGCTCTGCATGTTCTAAATCGCTTCACGTTCGGCCCGCGGCCGGGAGATGTGGATCGCGTGATGGCGATGGGCGTGGACAAATGGTTCGAGGAGCAGCTTCATCCTGACAAAATCAATGACTCTGCGCTGGAGGCTCGGCTTTCACCCTTTCGCAGTCTGAACATGGACACGCAGATGCTGGTTGAGAATTTTCCGCCGCGCCAGGCGGTGCAGGCGGTAATCAATGGCAGAGCACCGCTGCCGTCCGATCCTGTGAAGCGCGCCATCTACGAATCGCAGATCCAGAAGATTGAGGATCAGCAGGCCCGCAAACAAGCCAAGGGTGACGGCGCGCCACAAGCGGCGAATGTCGATACGCAAACGGCAAACCCGGCAGTTTCCGGCGTGGGACAGGGGATCTCGCCAGTCGTCTCCAATTCTTCAAAGCCGCCTGATAACTCCGCCAGCAGCGATCAGGCCAATGAACAGCAGAAAGCCGCGCAGCGGGAAGCCCGCATGTATGCCGACTTGAAGTATGAAGAGTTCATGGCGATGCCGGCGGAAAAACGTATGCAGGCCATCCTCAAGATGGATGCGCAAGAGCGCGAGCGCTTCGCGCGAGCATTGCGCCCGGAAGATCGCGAACAGCTATTGGCATCGCTCACGCCCGATCAGCGCGAGACCGTCATGGCGCTGGCAAATCCGGAACAGGTGGTGGTCGGCGAATTACAGCAGGGCAAGATATTGCGCGCTGCCTACAGTGAACGGCAACTGGACGAGGTGATGACCGACTTCTGGTTCAACCACTTCAACGTTTTTATCGGCAAGGGGCCGGATCGCTACCTCATCACTTCGTATGAGCGCGACGTGATACGTGCGCATGCGCTGGGCAAATTCAAGGACCTGCTGGTGGCTACGGCTAAGAGTCCGGCCATGCTGTGGTATCTGGACAACTGGGACAGCGTGGGTCCGAACTCGGAATTCGCAAAGTACGGTAATCATCCTGCGCGTAACAACGCCTCGTTTCATCCGCGGCGTCCCTACTTTGGCGGGCCATTCGGCGGGAGGCCGCCGGTAGCTCGGCCGCAGGCACAACAGCAGAAAAAGCAGCAGAAAGGTCTGAACGAGAACTACGCTCGCGAACTGATGGAGCTGCACACGCTGGGCGTCGATGGCGGATATACACAGAAAGACGTGACCGAAGTAGCGCGCGTATTCACCGGTTGGACATTGCGCGAGCCGCGGCGCGGCGGCGGTTACGAATTCGACGAACGCAAGCATGAACCGGGTAACAAGACGGTCCTGGGCCAGAAGATCAAAGAGGATGGGGAGAAAGAAGGCATGAAGGTGCTGGAGATGCTAGCCCGTCATCCCTCGACGGCACGGTTTATCTCCACCAAGCTGGCCACCCGTTTTGTTTCCGATAATCCTCCGCCGACGTTGGTCGATCGCATGGCCGAAACGTTTCGGAAGAGCGACGGAGACATCCGGGAAGTACTGATGACAATGTTCAACTCGCCGGAGTTCTGGTCACCAGCGGCCTATCGCGCCAAAGTCAAGACGCCGCTGGAGTTCGTGGTTTCCTCCATTCGTGCGACTGGAGCCGATATCAACAATGCGAGGCCCTTGGTGCAAGCGCTCAATCGCATGGGCATGCCTTTGTATGGGCAACAGCCGCCGACCGGATATCCCATGAAGGCGGAAGCGTGGGTGAATTCGTCTGCGTTGCTGAACCGCATGAACTTTGCTCTGCAATTGGGAAATGGGCGCATGCGCGGGGTGGAGTTCAATGCCTCACAATTGTTAGCAACGTCCAGTTCATCTACCGCGGAACAGGCGGTTGGATCCCTGGAGAGTGTGCTGCTGGCAGGAGACATTTCGCAGCAGACGCACGCCACGATCCTGAAACAGCTTGCCGATCCACAGGTCACCGGACGGGTGCTGGACGATGCGTCGCGCCCACCGAATGTGGGGGTAATTGCGGGGTTGCTCCTGGGGTCGCCGGAGTTTCAGCGGCGATGAACCCTCCACCACGGCGGACATGAAGGAACACAAAGGTATGTCAATTACACGCAGAGTTTTCCTGAAGGGCGGGGCCATGGCGATCGTAGGCACCGCCGCGATTCCTGCCTTTTTGTCGCGCGCAGTTTACGCCGCGGAGGGTCTGCCCAACGGCCATAAACGGTTCGTCGTCATCTTCATGCGGGGCGCCGCTGATGGCTTGAATATTGTCGTGCCCCACGGCGAGCCGTCGTACTACGCCATGCGGCCGAGCATTAACATCCCGCGACAACAGGTCATCGATCTGAATGGGATGTTTGGACTCCATCCGGCACTGACGTCATTCAAGCCGCTTTGGGATCAGGGGCATCTCGCCATCGTGCACGCTGCCGGATCGCCCGATGCCACGCGCTCGCACTTTGACGCGCAGGATTACATGGAATCAGGAACTCCAGGCTACAAGAGTACGGAGGATGGCTGGCTAAATCGCTGCCTGCACTCACCACATACGGGGGAGCATGACTCAGCGTTCCGTGCGGTGGCGTTGGGCACGCGACTGCCGCGGATTCTGGCGGGCTCGGCACCGGCGGTGGCAATCAGTAACGTTAACGACTTTGGCGTCGGCGGGAGAAATCCTGCGGCGCAACCGCTGGCGAACACGTTTGAAGCCATGTACAGCCAGTCGGTGGATACCGTGCTGCACGGCACCGGGCAGGAGACTTTCGACGCAGTAAAAATGCTCAAGGCGGCGAATCCTGACAAGTACACGCCGGCGCGCGGGGCCAACTATCCCAACGGCGGGCTGGGGCAAGCGCTTCGTCAGGTGGCGCAACTTATCAAGGCGGATCTGGGCGTAGAGGTTGCGTTCACCGACATCGGCGGATGGGACCACCACGTCAATGAGGGAGCAGTGCAGGGGCAGATCGCGAACCGGTTGACCGAACTCTCGCAGTCGATGGCCGCATTCTGGACCGACCTCGGCGACCTGGCGGAAAGCACGGTGGTGGTGACGATGTCGGAGTTCGGGCGCACGGCTCGAGAAAACGGCAACCGCGGCACCGACCACGGCCACGCCAACGTGATGTTCATCATGGGTGGCCCGGTGAAGGGCGGGCGCGTCTATGGACGCTGGCCCGGCCTGACGCCCGAGCAACTCTACGAGGGGCGAGATC comes from Terriglobales bacterium and encodes:
- a CDS encoding DUF1800 family protein, with product MPRKALLAGLLVLSLALSTSLVSAGNKKKDKKKAAAVQAQMDERQRALHVLNRFTFGPRPGDVDRVMAMGVDKWFEEQLHPDKINDSALEARLSPFRSLNMDTQMLVENFPPRQAVQAVINGRAPLPSDPVKRAIYESQIQKIEDQQARKQAKGDGAPQAANVDTQTANPAVSGVGQGISPVVSNSSKPPDNSASSDQANEQQKAAQREARMYADLKYEEFMAMPAEKRMQAILKMDAQERERFARALRPEDREQLLASLTPDQRETVMALANPEQVVVGELQQGKILRAAYSERQLDEVMTDFWFNHFNVFIGKGPDRYLITSYERDVIRAHALGKFKDLLVATAKSPAMLWYLDNWDSVGPNSEFAKYGNHPARNNASFHPRRPYFGGPFGGRPPVARPQAQQQKKQQKGLNENYARELMELHTLGVDGGYTQKDVTEVARVFTGWTLREPRRGGGYEFDERKHEPGNKTVLGQKIKEDGEKEGMKVLEMLARHPSTARFISTKLATRFVSDNPPPTLVDRMAETFRKSDGDIREVLMTMFNSPEFWSPAAYRAKVKTPLEFVVSSIRATGADINNARPLVQALNRMGMPLYGQQPPTGYPMKAEAWVNSSALLNRMNFALQLGNGRMRGVEFNASQLLATSSSSTAEQAVGSLESVLLAGDISQQTHATILKQLADPQVTGRVLDDASRPPNVGVIAGLLLGSPEFQRR
- a CDS encoding DUF1501 domain-containing protein; translated protein: MSITRRVFLKGGAMAIVGTAAIPAFLSRAVYAAEGLPNGHKRFVVIFMRGAADGLNIVVPHGEPSYYAMRPSINIPRQQVIDLNGMFGLHPALTSFKPLWDQGHLAIVHAAGSPDATRSHFDAQDYMESGTPGYKSTEDGWLNRCLHSPHTGEHDSAFRAVALGTRLPRILAGSAPAVAISNVNDFGVGGRNPAAQPLANTFEAMYSQSVDTVLHGTGQETFDAVKMLKAANPDKYTPARGANYPNGGLGQALRQVAQLIKADLGVEVAFTDIGGWDHHVNEGAVQGQIANRLTELSQSMAAFWTDLGDLAESTVVVTMSEFGRTARENGNRGTDHGHANVMFIMGGPVKGGRVYGRWPGLTPEQLYEGRDLALTTDFRRVLGEVVYRHMGVRDLNAVFPNFENDPRGFLRFLG